In Erigeron canadensis isolate Cc75 chromosome 1, C_canadensis_v1, whole genome shotgun sequence, a single window of DNA contains:
- the LOC122578500 gene encoding uncharacterized protein LOC122578500 has protein sequence MAENRNEEDEHNRRNEEEVLFPEHSMDISDQIGRALEKYTPLLLKRLNQMMEGAMNDHIAQMIREEVAVNVQREFEKRDAKDKGKKTEDEKEVEVTGERFTRRSSLSETLKCATHRSITVTVIPLNSGNRWWDGLLAIKKEALDNVEWPEFKAMFFKEFRSEAEVTKLRSEFLNDSQGSLSLNEFRAQFLDKAQFCPEFLENDQLLKEQFYLKLRKSLREKISLRQMDSFSMLADAARDHEIEQSRVEESELKRKPEDTNSPNKRFKQEGSSDNNSTRKNIPFCRQCKRNHSEVYKASEKGCYTCGKPGHTSRECKSKSHKPIICFKCFEEGHMRSSCPKLTEEERLEERRREAERKNAQAHRNPRGRSFQLTVEQERNTDDVVTDNTLQVEVGNGRMELVKDVYRGCEIKISSELFQANLIPFPMGEFDIILGMDWLSSCNAKIACDEKAIYLKTSKGEDLVVYGDRKERFISICTFARAKHYLSHGCSSYLAHIVDIEKKPPPIEDIPIVSEFADVFPEDLPGIPAERQVEFSIDLTPGANPIAKAPCRLAPTEMQELLSLGCTGTFL, from the exons ATGGCTGAAAATCGTAATGAAGAGGATGAGCACAATAGAAGAAACGAAGAGGAAGTCCTCTTTCCCGAGCATAGCATGGACATCTCCGATCAAATAGGGAGAGCGTTGGAAAAGTACACTCCTCTTTTACTAAAGAGGttaaatcaaatgatggaaGGGGCAATGAACGATCACATTGCTCAAATGATTAGAGAAGAGGTTGCGGTCAATGTGCAACGGGAGTTTGAGAAAAGAGATGCCAAGGATAAGGGCAAGAAAACTGAAGACGAAAAAGAAGTGGAAGTGACAGGAGAAAGATTTACAAGAAGAAGTTCACTTTCAGAGACTTTGAAGTGTGCCACCCACCGGAGTATCACGGTGACCGTGATCCCATT AAATAGTGGAAATAGATGGTGGGATGGTTTGTTGGCGATCAAGAAAGAAGCATTGGATAATGTGGAGTGGCCCGAATTCAAGGCCATGTTTTTCAAAGAGTTTAGGTCGGAGGCCGAAGTTACCAAATTGAGAAGTGAATTTCTCAATGACTCCCAAGGAAGTCTAAGCTTGAATGAATTTCGAGCTCAATTCTTGGATAAGGCACAATTTTGTCCAGAATTTCTCGAGAACGATCAATTGCTAAAAGAGCAATTCTATTTaaagttgaggaagagtttAAGAGAGAAGATAAGCCTACGTCAAATGGATTCTTTCTCCATGTTGGCGGATGCGGCTAGAGATCATGAAATTGAACAATCAAGGGTAGAGGAAAGTGAATTAAAGAGGAAACCCGAAGACACCAATTCTCCGAATAAGAGGTTCAAGCAAGAGGGTAGTTCCGATAATAACTCTACAAGGAAGAACATACCATTTTGCCGTCAATGCAAGAGAAACCATTCTGAAGTATACAAGGCATCGGAAAAGGGTTGCTATACGTGCGGGAAACCGGGACACACAAGCCGGGAATGCAAATCGAAATCTCATAAACcgattatatgttttaagtgctTTGAAGAGGGGCATATGAGAAGTTCATGCCCTAAGTTGACTGAAGAAGAAAGACTTGAAGAAAGGAGGAGAGAGGCAGAAAGGAAGAATGCTCAAGCTCACAGGAATCCACGTGGAAGATCTTTTCAACTCACGGTGGAGCAGGAAAGGAACACGGATGATGTTGTCACAG ATAATACTTTGCAAGTCGAGGTGGGTAATGGTAGAATGGAGTTGGTGAAGGATGTGTATAGAGGGTGTGAAATCAAGATTTCTTCTGAACTCTTTCAAGCCAATTTAATTCCTTTTCCGATGGGAGAGTTTGATATAattttgggtatggattggttgagctcttgtaATGCTAAAATCGCGTGTGATGAAAAGGCGATATATTTGAAGACCTCCAAGGGTGAAGACTTAGTGGTTTATGGTGATAGGAAAGAACGTTttatatccatttgtacattCGCTCGTGCCAAACATTATTTGTCCCATGGATGTTCATCCTATCTAGCTCACATTGTTGACATTGAGAAGAAACCTCCACCTATTGAAGACATTCCTATTGTTAGTGAATTTGCCGATGTTTTTCCCGAAGACTTGCCGGGCATTCCTGCCGAACGGCAAGTTGAGTTTTCCATTGATCTCACTCCGGGGGCTAACCCCATTGCTAAAGCTCCATGTCGTTTGGCTCCAACGGAAATGCAAGAGTTACTCTCAttggggtgcaccggtacttttctttaa
- the LOC122578406 gene encoding keratin, type I cytoskeletal 9-like, translating into MWQAQFIGTEFVRPDSIPTFSPPPIRVPPYRQDGGSFNFTPSQMSPRPHDSGGSPRGPVQFGRYTGGDAGISSSMPSFLAGTSSGFTDFAGGSGGFTAGGSGQAGDQSGGGYEGSGSGGTPEQATSWVDDLFGPPGAPYGYHGQQQ; encoded by the coding sequence ATGTGGCAAGCCCAGTTTATAGGGACGGAGTTTGTGAGGCCTGACTCGATTCCAACCTTTAGCCCACCACCTATCCGTGTTCCACCTTATCGACAGGATGGCGGTTCCTTCAACTTTACACCTTCCCAGATGTCCCCACGGCCCCATGACTCGGGAGGATCTCCTCGAGGGCCGGTTCAGTTTGGTCGATATACAGGTGGTGATGCTGGGATCTCCTCTTCTATGCCTAGTTTCCTTGCAGGTACTAGCTCTGGGTTCACTGATTTTGCTGGAGGCTCGGGAGGATTTACTGCTGGTGGTTCTGGACAAGCAGGTGATCAGTCGGGAGGCGGCTATGAAGGTTCAGGTTCAGGAGGCACGCCAGAGCAGGCCACTAGCTGGGTGGATGATCTTTTTGGCCCACCTGGTGCTCCTTATGGCTATCACGGGCAGCAGCAGTGA